A portion of the Mycobacterium paraseoulense genome contains these proteins:
- a CDS encoding histidine phosphatase family protein — translation MTRVVRLTLVSHAMTDAVAAARFPGDEPLNDMGRRQAEAFSGETCLGAKRFTAPERRAQQTAELLGLDATVDPLLADLNCGRWRGKRLRDVPPGDVTAWLADPTRAPHGGESITELIQRVARWLDLLAESAVPAVAVTHPAVTRAAIVHALGAPRKSFWRIDVAPMSHTGLHLRDGRWSLRL, via the coding sequence GTGACGCGGGTCGTCCGGCTGACCCTGGTATCGCACGCGATGACCGACGCCGTGGCGGCCGCGCGTTTCCCCGGCGACGAGCCCCTCAACGACATGGGCCGTCGACAGGCCGAAGCCTTCAGTGGCGAAACATGCTTGGGTGCAAAGCGTTTCACCGCACCCGAGCGGCGGGCCCAGCAGACGGCGGAGTTACTCGGATTGGACGCCACGGTCGACCCGCTGCTGGCGGACCTGAATTGCGGCCGCTGGCGGGGGAAGAGGCTGCGCGACGTGCCCCCCGGCGACGTGACGGCCTGGCTGGCCGATCCCACCCGGGCCCCGCACGGCGGCGAGTCCATCACCGAACTGATCCAGCGGGTGGCTCGCTGGCTGGATTTGCTGGCCGAAAGCGCCGTGCCCGCGGTGGCGGTGACGCACCCCGCGGTGACCCGGGCCGCGATCGTGCATGCCCTGGGAGCACCCCGGAAGTCGTTCTGGCGCATCGACGTCGCGCCGATGAGTCACACCGGACTGCACCTCCGCGACGGTCGCTGGTCGC